A window from Candidatus Polarisedimenticolaceae bacterium encodes these proteins:
- a CDS encoding GTP-binding protein produces the protein MAKEKFDRSKPHVNVGTIGHVDHGKTSLTAAITMTLAKRSNGKVAV, from the coding sequence ATGGCCAAGGAGAAATTCGATCGTTCGAAGCCGCACGTGAACGTGGGGACGATTGGTCACGTGGACCATGGGAAGACGTCCTTGACTGCGGCGATCACGATGACGCTCGCGAAGCGGAGCAATGGGAAGGTAGCGGT